One window of the Equus caballus isolate H_3958 breed thoroughbred chromosome 2, TB-T2T, whole genome shotgun sequence genome contains the following:
- the ELOA gene encoding transcription elongation factor B polypeptide 3 (The RefSeq protein has 2 substitutions compared to this genomic sequence), with protein sequence MAAESALQVVEKLQARLAANPDPKKLLKYLKKLSALPITVDILAETGVGKTVNSLRKHEHVGNFARNLVAQWKKLVPVERNTEPDEQDYEKSSSRKRPRDALQKEEEMEEDYPENWKASSSQSYSPDHRQKKHRKLSEFERPHKVSHSHERRDERKRCRRASPVYSSDHESSDYGHVQSPPSSASPHQMSVDHYRSPEEDHEPFVPHQKPGKGHSNAFQDRLGVSQERHLGEPQGKGVMSQNKEHKSSHREKCPVDARGDEKSSLSREKSHKAVSKEETRRPPSGDSSREKPPSSGVRKEKEREGGTKKKGLPASEAASDNHVKRPKHRDSEKTRSDKNKPGVDSLDAGKGAGDLLPKVKEKVSNNLKTQEGKVKTAHSDRKSVGSLPKAEEADADDEFEQPTMSFESYLSYDQPRKKKKKIVKTSATALGEKGLKKNDSKSTSKNLDSVQKLPKGHENKSEKLQLAGADAAKLRKVPTEALPDLPLPVIQANYRPLPSLDLIASFQPKRKALSSPQEEEEAGFTGRRMNSKMQVYSGSKCAYLPKMMTLHQQCIRVLKNNIDSIFEVGGVPYSLLEPVLERCTPDQLYRIEEYNHVLIEETDQLWKIHCHRDFKEERPEEYESWREMYLRLQDAREQRLRLLTKNIRSAHANKPKGRQAKMAFVNSVAKPPRDVRRRQEKFGTGGALVPEKIKIKPAPYSTGSSHAPFSSGSSNSFNASPEEPAYDGPSTSSAHLAPVVSSTVSYDPRKPTVKKIAPMMAKTIKAFKNRFSRR encoded by the exons GAaactggtgttgggaaaacagtaAATAGCCTGCGAAAACACGAGCACGTTGGAAACTTTGCCAGAAACTTAGTGGCCCAGTGGAAGAAGTTGGTTCCTGTGGAACG gaaCACTGAGCCTGACGAACAGGACTATGAGAAGACCAGTTCCCGAAAGCGCCCGAGGGACGCCcttcagaaggaggaggagatggaagagGACTACCCAGAAAACTGGAAAGCCTCCAGTAGCCAGTCCTATAGTCCGGATCACAGacagaaaaaacacagaaaactctCGGAGTTCGAGAGACCTCACAAAGTGTCTCACAGTCACGAGAGGAGAGACGAGAGAAAGAGGTGCCGCAGAGCCTCGCCAGTCTACTCTTCAGACCACGAATCATCTGACTATGGCCACGTCCAGTCCCCTCCGTCGTCTGCCAGTCCTCATCAGATGTCCGTGGACCATTACAGATCCCCGGAGGAGGACCATGAGCCCTTTGTCCCACACCAGAAGCCCGGAAAAGGCCACAGTAATGCCTTTCAGGACAGACTAGGAGTCAGTCAAGAACGACACCTGGGCGAACCCCAGGGCAAAGGGGTCATGAGTCAGAACAAGGAGCACAAATCTTCCCACAGAGAAAAATGTCCCGTGGATGCCAGGGGAGATGAGAAGTCGTCCCTGAGCAGAGAGAAGTCCCACAAGGCCGTCTCCAAAGAGGAGACACGGAGGCCGCCCTCCGGGGACAGCTCGAGAGAGAAGCCGCCCTCGAGTGGggtgaggaaggagaaggagagggagggcggCACCAAGAAGAAGGGTCTGCCCGCCTCGGAGGCGGCTTCAGACAACCCCGTGAAAAGACCAAAGCACAGAGACTCGGAGAAAACCAGATCCGACAAAAACAAGCCCGGCGTAGACAGCTTAGACGCGGGGAAGGGGGCAGGAGACCTGTTGCCCAAGGTGAAAGAGAAGGTTTCTAACAACCTAAAGACTCAAGAGGGGAAAGTGAAAACGGCTCATTCAGATAGAAAGTCAGTGGGCTCCCTCCCTAAAGCTGAGGAGGCAGACGCGGATGACGAGTTTGAGCAGCCCACCATGTCTTTTGAGTCATACCTCAGCTATGACCAGCCccggaagaaaaagaaaaagattgtgaAAACTTCAGCCACGGCTCTTGGAGaaaaaggacttaaaaaaaacGATTCGAAAAGCACTAGTAAAAACTTGGACTCGGTTCAGAAATTACCTAAGGGGCACGAAAACAAGTCAGAGAAGCTTCAGCTGGCTGGGGCTGACGCAGCCAAGCTGAGAAAG GTCCCCACCGAGGCGTTGCCCGACCTCCCCTTGCCCGTGATACAGGCCAATTACCGTCCACTTCCTTCCCTCGACTTGATAGCCTCCTTCCAACCAAAGCGAAaag CCCTCTCATCAccccaggaagaggaagaagctgGATTCACTGGGCGGAGAATGAATTCTAAGATGCAGGTGTATTCCGGTTCCAAGTGTGCCTACCTCCCCAAAATGATGACCTTGCACCAGCAGTGCATCCGGGTACTTAAGAACAACATCGACT CGATCTTTGAAGTGGGAGGTGTCCCGTATTCTCTTCTTGAACCCGTTTTGGAGAGGTGTACGCCTGATCAGCTGTATCGCATTGAGGAATACAATCAC GTATTAATTGAAGAAACAGATCAATTATGGAAAATTCATTGTCACCGAGACTTTAAGGAAGAAAGGCCAGAGGAGTATGAGTCATGGCGGGAGATGTACCTGCGGCTCCAGGATGCCCGAGAGCAGCGGCTACGACTGCTGACGAAGAACATCCGATCCGCACACGCGAATAAGCCCAAAG GCCGACAAGCAAAGATGGCCTTTGTCAACTCTGTGGCCAAACCACCTCGCGATGTTCGGAGACGGCAGGAGAAGTTTGGAACAGGGGGAGCGCTTGTGCCCGAGAAGATCAA GATTAAGCCAGCCCCGTACTCCACAGGAAGCAGCCACGCTCCCttcagcagtggcagcagcaacaGCTTTAACGCCAGCCCCGAGGAGCCAGCCTACGACGGCCCGAGCACCAGCAGTGCCCACTTGGCGCCTGTGGTCAGCAGCACCGTTTCCTATGACCCTAGGAAACCGACTGTGAAGA
- the ELOA gene encoding elongin-A isoform X1, protein MEEDYPENWKASSSQSYSPDHRQKKHRKLSEFERPHKVSHSHERRDERKRCRRASPVYSSDHESSDYGHVQSPPSSASPHQMSVDHYRSPEEDHEPFVPHQKPGKGHSNAFQDRLGVSQERHLGEPQGKGVMSQNKEHKSSHREKCPVDARGDEKSSLSREKSHKAVSKEETRRPPSGDSSREKPPSSGVRKEKEREGGTKKKGLPASEAASDNPVKRPKHRDSEKTRSDKNKPGVDSLDAGKGAGDLLPKVKEKVSNNLKTQEGKVKTAHSDRKSVGSLPKAEEADADDEFEQPTMSFESYLSYDQPRKKKKKIVKTSATALGEKGLKKNDSKSTSKNLDSVQKLPKGHENKSEKLQLAGADAAKLRKVPTEALPDLPLPVIQANYRPLPSLDLIASFQPKRKALSSPQEEEEAGFTGRRMNSKMQVYSGSKCAYLPKMMTLHQQCIRVLKNNIDSIFEVGGVPYSLLEPVLERCTPDQLYRIEEYNHVLIEETDQLWKIHCHRDFKEERPEEYESWREMYLRLQDAREQRLRLLTKNIRSAHANKPKGRQAKMAFVNSVAKPPRDVRRRQEKFGTGGALVPEKIKIKPAPYSTGSSHAPFSSGSSNSFNASPEEPAYDGPSTSSAHLAPVVSSTVSYDPRKPTVKKIAPMMAKTIKAFKNRFSRR, encoded by the exons atggaagagGACTACCCAGAAAACTGGAAAGCCTCCAGTAGCCAGTCCTATAGTCCGGATCACAGacagaaaaaacacagaaaactctCGGAGTTCGAGAGACCTCACAAAGTGTCTCACAGTCACGAGAGGAGAGACGAGAGAAAGAGGTGCCGCAGAGCCTCGCCAGTCTACTCTTCAGACCACGAATCATCTGACTATGGCCACGTCCAGTCCCCTCCGTCGTCTGCCAGTCCTCATCAGATGTCCGTGGACCATTACAGATCCCCGGAGGAGGACCATGAGCCCTTTGTCCCACACCAGAAGCCCGGAAAAGGCCACAGTAATGCCTTTCAGGACAGACTAGGAGTCAGTCAAGAACGACACCTGGGCGAACCCCAGGGCAAAGGGGTCATGAGTCAGAACAAGGAGCACAAATCTTCCCACAGAGAAAAATGTCCCGTGGATGCCAGGGGAGATGAGAAGTCGTCCCTGAGCAGAGAGAAGTCCCACAAGGCCGTCTCCAAAGAGGAGACACGGAGGCCGCCCTCCGGGGACAGCTCGAGAGAGAAGCCGCCCTCGAGTGGggtgaggaaggagaaggagagggagggcggCACCAAGAAGAAGGGTCTGCCCGCCTCGGAGGCGGCTTCAGACAACCCCGTGAAAAGACCAAAGCACAGAGACTCGGAGAAAACCAGATCCGACAAAAACAAGCCCGGCGTAGACAGCTTAGACGCGGGGAAGGGGGCAGGAGACCTGTTGCCCAAGGTGAAAGAGAAGGTTTCTAACAACCTAAAGACTCAAGAGGGGAAAGTGAAAACGGCTCATTCAGATAGAAAGTCAGTGGGCTCCCTCCCTAAAGCTGAGGAGGCAGACGCGGATGACGAGTTTGAGCAGCCCACCATGTCTTTTGAGTCATACCTCAGCTATGACCAGCCccggaagaaaaagaaaaagattgtgaAAACTTCAGCCACGGCTCTTGGAGaaaaaggacttaaaaaaaacGATTCGAAAAGCACTAGTAAAAACTTGGACTCGGTTCAGAAATTACCTAAGGGGCACGAAAACAAGTCAGAGAAGCTTCAGCTGGCTGGGGCTGACGCAGCCAAGCTGAGAAAG GTCCCCACCGAGGCGTTGCCCGACCTCCCCTTGCCCGTGATACAGGCCAATTACCGTCCACTTCCTTCCCTCGACTTGATAGCCTCCTTCCAACCAAAGCGAAaag CCCTCTCATCAccccaggaagaggaagaagctgGATTCACTGGGCGGAGAATGAATTCTAAGATGCAGGTGTATTCCGGTTCCAAGTGTGCCTACCTCCCCAAAATGATGACCTTGCACCAGCAGTGCATCCGGGTACTTAAGAACAACATCGACT CGATCTTTGAAGTGGGAGGTGTCCCGTATTCTCTTCTTGAACCCGTTTTGGAGAGGTGTACGCCTGATCAGCTGTATCGCATTGAGGAATACAATCAC GTATTAATTGAAGAAACAGATCAATTATGGAAAATTCATTGTCACCGAGACTTTAAGGAAGAAAGGCCAGAGGAGTATGAGTCATGGCGGGAGATGTACCTGCGGCTCCAGGATGCCCGAGAGCAGCGGCTACGACTGCTGACGAAGAACATCCGATCCGCACACGCGAATAAGCCCAAAG GCCGACAAGCAAAGATGGCCTTTGTCAACTCTGTGGCCAAACCACCTCGCGATGTTCGGAGACGGCAGGAGAAGTTTGGAACAGGGGGAGCGCTTGTGCCCGAGAAGATCAA GATTAAGCCAGCCCCGTACTCCACAGGAAGCAGCCACGCTCCCttcagcagtggcagcagcaacaGCTTTAACGCCAGCCCCGAGGAGCCAGCCTACGACGGCCCGAGCACCAGCAGTGCCCACTTGGCGCCTGTGGTCAGCAGCACCGTTTCCTATGACCCTAGGAAACCGACTGTGAAGA